One window of Candidatus Methylomirabilota bacterium genomic DNA carries:
- a CDS encoding restriction endonuclease, with translation MSRRVEDILYDLASLPWWVSVCLSIIVYIGMKFGGPAMFAGQGMLQGIIGDGISKMAGIVAIIFLIPAPISFLNSLRKRKLLDRQDGIESIRALPWKEFEELLAEAYRRQGYSVRENSSLGPDGGVDLELEKGGSIYLVQCKQWRDQKVPVHVIREMFGVMTAQRASGVHVVTSGMFTQEAKNFAAGKPIDLIEGNVLAKMIRNVQAGAGSVRSLATTGRRCLRCNGQLVLRTARRGDNIGSKFWGCTGYPNCNYTEPHKG, from the coding sequence ATGTCAAGAAGAGTTGAAGACATCCTTTATGACCTAGCGTCCCTGCCTTGGTGGGTCAGTGTCTGTCTCTCCATCATCGTATACATTGGCATGAAATTCGGTGGCCCGGCCATGTTCGCCGGTCAGGGCATGCTTCAGGGCATAATAGGTGATGGTATTTCCAAGATGGCTGGAATTGTCGCTATCATTTTCCTCATCCCGGCGCCGATCTCCTTTCTTAATTCTCTGCGAAAGCGCAAGCTGCTCGATCGACAAGATGGCATTGAGTCTATTAGGGCACTGCCATGGAAGGAATTTGAAGAGTTACTGGCGGAAGCCTATCGACGCCAGGGCTATTCCGTCCGAGAAAATTCTTCACTGGGACCCGACGGGGGCGTCGACCTGGAATTGGAGAAAGGCGGCAGTATCTATTTGGTCCAATGCAAGCAATGGCGGGACCAGAAAGTTCCGGTCCATGTCATCAGGGAAATGTTTGGCGTCATGACTGCGCAGCGTGCATCAGGCGTCCATGTCGTGACGTCAGGCATGTTTACCCAGGAAGCCAAGAACTTTGCGGCAGGTAAACCAATAGACTTGATCGAAGGTAATGTGCTCGCCAAAATGATCCGCAATGTGCAGGCAGGGGCTGGTTCAGTCCGCAGCCTCGCCACGACCGGCAGGCGGTGTCTACGCTGCAATGGGCAATTGGTCTTGCGCACGGCACGTCGGGGCGACAACATTGGAAGTAAGTTTTGGGGATGCACAGGCTACCCAAACTGTAACTATACGGAGCCGCACAAGGGCTAA